The Oryza brachyantha chromosome 6, ObraRS2, whole genome shotgun sequence region TTGTCATGAACATTTTTTCCCAAGATACCGCAGACCCGCTGTTTTACAAATGCCACAGATACATGGGTTAGTGTTTGGTTTTTACAAAGAAAatgctaaatggtatatttataaatgaaaaatattttatgaataaaaagtttatatatgtgtcgttaacatctaaaagtcaagactgaaaaataaactccaacaaaaaaaaaatcctaaaactTACTCGTtggtaatttaaatttttatcttaaacaTAAAGATGGGTTGAATATCAGCCAGTTTTGCATTGTTGCGTTCGTCCACAACTCACACGGAAACTTCAGGCTGTTGCTGTCATGTAGTAACGGTACAAATCTCGAGATGCAgacacgccgcggcggcggcggcggcggttggggggagcgcggtggcgcggcgttGAGCGGAGCGGGCGGCTGCTGCTCGACGAGAACTGCCGTTTGCGTAGGGGGGAGCCGCCGCGGGGTTTCCGTGCTGGACGGAATACCCCGGccgccggactgtccggttggtgttcgacgaaatggcGATCTTGTGGCTTCCTCAGCCCAGCCCGATGTGGCACGCCGGTCGCCATGGGCCGCCGCGCGCAAGCGCTGGGACCTGCGTGGTATACTAGTTGCTGGACATTTCAGGCTGACAAGGTATGTGTGCCCCCAGCTACTAATCTCCCTTTGCTTAATATCGTTTTCTGCACTGATGCTTGCTTGCCAGATTCAGGTTTAGTGTATTccttaagattatttttttgatacaTTTTATAAATTGGGGGTCAATTCTCTGATTCTTTGGTGCCTTGGTGGTCATAGATTAGCAAAAGAATAGGACTCAAAAGGAATAAAAACCAATTGGtgtttttattatcattttaGGGCCTCGAGCACAGTGGAAGACTTAGGTGCCAAAGTCTTCGACGCAAGGTTGCATTGTAGTAGCAAACTGGAAACTGTGGGTTGTTGGCATTAACTATAAAACAAACAGGTCACTGTCCCCCTGCTAATCTCGTACTGCAATTAGTATTAACTTACTGTCCAATAATGCAACTTGGGTATCTTTGGATTAACAAGAACGGGTATGGCACCTCGTGCAAATGTATGTGACACATACAAAAATCAAGATGACTCGGATAGCACTCCAGTGATATATACTGAACTACCTAAATAATCAACAAACAGATCAGAGTGGCATGTTTGTTGTATTCCTGTAAGATACTTGTTGGCTAAACTGCTTTCCTGATACTCAGAGATAAGCTACTCCAGCAACTAATGGTAGATGGGAGAAGATTAATTATAGTTTAGACAGAAAATGAGCCTTCAAAGTTCAAACCTTGTCATAATTGTTTCTTCTAGTGGAGCCAAAATGCTGTTACAAAGAATCGTCTGTGTGCTGAAGAAATGGCCCCCacgacagagagagagagcctaCAAAATCAAGGCCCAGTCTCCAGGTCAAGTCAACTGGCAAAACAAACGCAACTATCCATGTTCACATGACTGTTGTAGTATGAACTAAAGGTGgcgtttagattgagaaaatttttaagtgtcacgtcaaatgtttgaccggatgttggaaggggttttcggatacgaatgaaaaaacgaatttcacggctagcctagaaaccgcgagacgaatcttttgagcctaattaatccgtcattagcacatgttggttactgtagcacttatggctaatcatggactaattaggctcaaaagattcgtctcaagatttctttcataactgtgcaattagttttttggttcatctatgattaatgttttatttaggtgttcaaaaattcgatgtgatgtttttagaaaaaaatttcggaactaaacaaggccaaagTACTACTGAGCACTGATCAACTTTCACTAGTCACAATTACGAAATCTGAATTATGGAAAGAAACCTTTTACTAGTATATTCTTAAAGTTCAGTGAAAAAGGGAATTGGAAACGACGAAGAAAGAGGAGCAGAAAGCAGACAAACTATGAATCCTGTGACTGCGAAGCAACGGAGACGCTGCATCCTGAACAAAGTATGTAGACTTATATggctcttcttttctttcgaAAATTCTCCGTTTTGAAGTGAATAATTTGCCAAATTATCTCCTAAAATTGGGTTGAAATGTAGaaaattatgatatatatgAACTACTACACGCATTGGATTCAGAGCTGTTTGCTTGATCCACCGAAATGACTTCAATTCTGTGAGGCTGCACTGAGCAAAATTTCTATGATTTGAGTGGCGGCTAACGCATAATTCCTGCCATTTTGAACTGGTCAATGGCTGAGACCCCAATATTGACTTGGATATGTTTTTGTTTATCGTTTgcacttgttctttttttttatcgtttgCACCTCCCTCTTCTATCTAGTGAGGTGTATCCAAAGACCCAAACGGTGCTCATATAGCAGCTCATCTCTGCATCTGCAAGCCATCCAATGCTACAATCTTCAGAGAAAAAGCCAAGATTTTCTTGGAGTCTTTGAGCTCAACTCTATGAGTTCGGTAGAGCCTACCAATGGCCATGCAGATGCTCCTGGCAAAGCTGCTGATGAGGAGGCACCACCGCCGCAGGAGCAAGGCCAAACCGAGCAGAATCAGTGCGCTGATGAGGCTGAGCTCCTGTGGAAGCTGAGGAAGTACCTGGTGCTGCTGGCGATCCTCGCAGCGGCCATCACCTTCCAGGCGGGGCTTGGCCCGCCCGGCGGCTTCTGGCAGCAGGACCAGCCCGGAATCGGGTaccacgccggcgacgtggTCCTGAGATACAGCTACCCCAGGCGGTACCTCGTCTTCTTCTACTGCAACACCACGGCGTTCGGAGCGTCCCTCATCGTCCTGATACTGCTTCTTGTGAGGGAGCTGAGCCGCAACGCGATTTGGCTCCGCTCGCTTCAGTTCGCCATGGTGCTCGGGCTGCTCGGCCTCATGGGGGCCTACGCTGCTGGAAGCTGCAGGGAGGTGAGGACCTCTATCTACATCTGGGCCTTGCTCGTTGGCATCTTCGCGTATATCACTCTCCATGTCATATTCCTGCGGCATTTGGCGCCTGGATGGCTGCGTGAATTATTCGACGGGATTCGTAGACATTGGAAGGAGACTCTGGAGAGGATTTTCAAGAATCCACAGAGTATACCCGATGAGCCAAAGAATCTGGAACAGAATCGGAGCTTCTTGCTGGTTCTTGCCACGTTGGCTGCGACAGTGACGTACACCGCAGGGCTAAACCCACCAGGTGGCTTCTGGCCTGATGACGATAAGCCTAGGCATCTTGCTGGTGATCCGGTGCTGCGAGATCACTACCCCCGCCGATTCAAGGCATTCTTGATCTGCAATGCCACTGCATTTGCTGGATCACTTGTTATTATCATCATGCTTCTCAGCAATACAGCAGTGGATCATGTTGTCAAGTCAAATGCCCTGCGCATGTGTGTGTTGGTGAGCATCTTTGGGCTTATGGGTGCCTATGCAGCTGGGAGTTGCAGGGAAGTCCATACATCTATATATGTCTTTGCCCTTGTTGGAGCTGTATTTCTCTACCTCTGTATTCAGTGGATCGGGCCTATCATGCCAAAGCCAAAATGCATAGAGGATTTCATTAAACTggttagaaaaaagaaaaccgaaTTACTTCATAAGCTGAGTTCTTTCATCATGCGGGGAACTAGGAATCCAGAGGCCGGTGCACGTCAAGCACTGGCTGATGGTCCTAAGGATGATGTGCAGAAATTGCGCACATATCTTCTATTGCTTGGTATCCTTGCTGCCACTGTCACATACCAAGCTGGGCTAAATCCACCAGGTGGGTTTTGGCAAGATAATGATGGACACATTGCTGGTGACCCAATTTTGGAGGCCATAAATCCCAAGCGCTACAAGGCATTCTTCTATTGCAATGCAACAGCGTTTGTGGCATCTTTGGTGATTATCATCTTACTTCAGAGTCAACTGATTACTGTTGGTGCCATGAAGCGTCATATATTGCAAACAGCCATGGCATTGGACCTTTTTGGTCTTATGGGGGCCTATGTTGCTGGAAGTAGCAGGAAGTTCTCGACGTCTGTGTATGTGTTCATCTTGGCCATTCTTGTTTTCACTTATTTTGCGATTCATGTTCTGCTGTATTTTAGAAGAactgaagatgatggtggacaAAGTAATTTGGTGAAGCAAAAAAGTGAAGAAAAGGTGTTGGGACAAACTGATTTGGTGAAGAagcaaaatgaagaaaaaggtTTGGAGAAACGGCGCAAGTTTCTGATGTTGCTTGCAATTCTGGCAGCTTCCATCACATATCAATCTGGTCTAAGCCCACCAGGTGGATTCTGGACCGATAATAATAATGGGCACCGAGCAGGTGACCCAGTTCTCCATGATGAGTTCCGACGCCGTTACAGATTGTTCTTCTACTTCAATGCCACTGCTTTCATGGCATCTCTGGCAGTGATTATGTTGCTTGTTAGCAAGAGGTTGTGTCATAAGGGTCTGAAGTCCTATGCTTTGCGAGCTTGCGTGCTGGTTGATTTGATTAGTCTCATGGGTGCTTTTGCTGTTGGAAGCTGCAGGAGAGTGTCGACATCTTTGTACGTGATTCTTGTTGTTGCTGCAGTATTTGCATATGTCATGATTCAAATCTTGGTTCTGGGATTTGCACAAAAAAGGGTGAATGACTTCCTGAAGAAGCGTCATTCTGGTTTTGAGAGCCAGCAAAGATCCATGGCTGCGCCTGGAGGCACCGATAAGAAGAGAACAGCACACAAATGGCGCAAAGATTTGATGCTGATTGGAACGCTTGCGGTCACTGTCACATACCAAGCTGGGCTACTCCCTCCAGGTGGGCTTTGGCCTAGTGATAAGGATGACCATTATGCAGGTGACCCAGTCCTCAAAGTTACCCACCCAATTCGGTACAAGGTATTCTTCTATTGCAATGCAACAGCATTCATGGCCTCAACGGTCATGGTCATCCTCCTTCTGAACAACACAATAAGCAAGTACAAGAGATCACTCCTCACCATGAAGACAGCAATGGTATTGGACTTGCTTGGTCTCCTCGGGGCATATGCAGCTGGCAGCTGCAGGAAGTCCAAGACATCTGCATACATTTTTGCTCTTGTCATCGCTGTGTTTATCTACATTGTCATTCATGTATTGCTGTCATTTGATGAGGTCGCATTGTTAGTAAAAGAGAAGGGAAAGCAATGGATGCCATGCCTTAAGATGTGGGATATGATTGAAACAGGACAACTATCTGAAGGCGGACCTGAAAAACAACAACCATCTGCTATTCAAACTGGGGATGCACTGCCAGATGAAGACACACCTGAGAAAAAACAACCATCTGCTATGCAATCGGGAGACGCACATCCAGTTGTGCAATAGTACTTCCAATTGTGTCACTACTCAGACATATAAACAACCTGTAGCGGATCCTCATTTCATTCTTGTATAGAGTCATCATGTAGCATTATTTTCAAAGGTACATTCTTTCCCTGTGAGGTTTGCTACCATTTCTATAGTCACCACATTTTTGTAAGGTAGCAAACCAAACATGCCTCAAATACCTCTACTGCCAGATTTTGGTAATACCAAATCCAACCCAAAAGTCTGGTAACACACCAAATTAAGCCACCCGGTTTTTTTCCCAGATGAAAGGTCCATGAGGACCTGTTAAAATTCAATGAATTACCCTACGCAAATCCGCAGGTGGTGTTCAAAGAAGTGTTACTGAGAAATTATTATGCTAATTATGGTTGACAAAGATACCTGCAAGAGATAAGGATGTCAGTCTAATGTCAGC contains the following coding sequences:
- the LOC102717260 gene encoding uncharacterized protein LOC102717260, translating into MSSVEPTNGHADAPGKAADEEAPPPQEQGQTEQNQCADEAELLWKLRKYLVLLAILAAAITFQAGLGPPGGFWQQDQPGIGYHAGDVVLRYSYPRRYLVFFYCNTTAFGASLIVLILLLVRELSRNAIWLRSLQFAMVLGLLGLMGAYAAGSCREVRTSIYIWALLVGIFAYITLHVIFLRHLAPGWLRELFDGIRRHWKETLERIFKNPQSIPDEPKNLEQNRSFLLVLATLAATVTYTAGLNPPGGFWPDDDKPRHLAGDPVLRDHYPRRFKAFLICNATAFAGSLVIIIMLLSNTAVDHVVKSNALRMCVLVSIFGLMGAYAAGSCREVHTSIYVFALVGAVFLYLCIQWIGPIMPKPKCIEDFIKLVRKKKTELLHKLSSFIMRGTRNPEAGARQALADGPKDDVQKLRTYLLLLGILAATVTYQAGLNPPGGFWQDNDGHIAGDPILEAINPKRYKAFFYCNATAFVASLVIIILLQSQLITVGAMKRHILQTAMALDLFGLMGAYVAGSSRKFSTSVYVFILAILVFTYFAIHVLLYFRRTEDDGGQSNLVKQKSEEKVLGQTDLVKKQNEEKGLEKRRKFLMLLAILAASITYQSGLSPPGGFWTDNNNGHRAGDPVLHDEFRRRYRLFFYFNATAFMASLAVIMLLVSKRLCHKGLKSYALRACVLVDLISLMGAFAVGSCRRVSTSLYVILVVAAVFAYVMIQILVLGFAQKRVNDFLKKRHSGFESQQRSMAAPGGTDKKRTAHKWRKDLMLIGTLAVTVTYQAGLLPPGGLWPSDKDDHYAGDPVLKVTHPIRYKVFFYCNATAFMASTVMVILLLNNTISKYKRSLLTMKTAMVLDLLGLLGAYAAGSCRKSKTSAYIFALVIAVFIYIVIHVLLSFDEVALLVKEKGKQWMPCLKMWDMIETGQLSEGGPEKQQPSAIQTGDALPDEDTPEKKQPSAMQSGDAHPVVQ